The genomic stretch GAAGAAAAGGTTAAAGGTATGATGAGTCATAAAACTGACAGTAAAGAACctaattatttaacataatacactCTTAAAGATAAGATGTGAAATGCAAGGTTAGCTGGGTGAGAAAGTGACTAATGTAGTTAGGCATGCTTTTATATCATACAGATCTGTTATCAGTGGTGTAGCTAACAcagttgaggtttttttttttccttctttgtgggagaaatttatttttgtaagtatcaaaaatttttaaacttcttgagCATCCAAGTCACTTAttctaaaatctttaaagtcatacttttaatcttgtttttatttgtttgttgttggaCTTTGGAGGATCTTGTCTAAACTAACCTTTTTATGTTTGCCACATTTAAAGTCCTCACTAAAATCAAATTGCTTTACCTCCTCAAGTTGATGACTTTCTCTACCTTTTCCTTTATAAATCTTTTAGAGGATTCAAACTTCTAAAGCAATTCAAAAGGCCCCAGATCTGACTTTCTGGCATTAATGCAACATCTGCAATTTTAACAGACAAGATGGGGCATCAGAATTTTAGAGCTCAAATAAACAATTCGAGCCTGTTGACCCTAAGAGGGTTCATGGAATCCTCCATTAAAACTGcagcttccaaaaaaaaaaaaaaactgcagcttccggggatccctgggtggcgcagtggtttggcacctgcctttggcccagggagtgatcctggagacccgggatcgaatcccacatcgggctcccggtgcatggagcctgcttctccctctgcctgtgtctctgcctctctctctctctctctctgtgactatcataaataaataaatttaaaaaaaactgcagCTTCCCAGTGCTTATTGAAACCAAACAAACTTTCCTGAACACTGATTTAGGGCCCTAAAAAAATGAGTCCATAACACTACCTCCTCCAACCAACAGCCATCTTGGACTAAAAGAGTTAGCTTCTTAATTTCATGTGACTGAAAAATATAGACATGCTAAAGTTTAAAGAGAATTTATTGCACCATGTAAACAAAAAGTCCAAAGCTCAGGTAGATgttcctctcttgctctcttaaaTTCACACCCTCTGTGTTGGATCCACTTTCAGACAGACCCTTCCAAGAACCTTACATTCTCTCAGGTTTAATTATCtaaaaatagtttattctttCTCCAGAAGTCCCCCCCAAATCTTATTGGCTCTGGTTGAAACATGAGACCATCCCTGAACATTCATTCACCAAGGCCCCAATCACTTTACATGTTGATGCCTTAAACTAGTAATAGAGCCCAATATAAAACCTTCAGACTAAGAGTGGAAAAAGAGTGATTTCCCAGAGTGATAGTGAGTACTATTCCTAACATTAAGGCAAATAGATGTGGAATGTCAAATACCTCTCACAATTTGACAATACATTAGCAAGATATTCTTCCAAcatcatatataatttattagcGTTGTCAATatacctgcttctctcttctaaATTCTAATTTCTGTGGCTTTGAAAACATAACACTCCTAGGTACTTACACAGGGGAAAGAAAACCATATGTTCATGCAAAGATATAATTAATGTTCATAACAGCTCATTTTCAGTATCTAAAAACTAGCTGCAACTCAATTGCCATTAatagatgagtagataaacaaGTTTAGCATATCCACACAATGATATCTATATCCATACTCAGTAATAATAATATCCATACttactaataaaaaagaatgcattatTGACACATGCAACAAGAtgtagatgaatctcaaaataattatgcagaGTGTAAGAAGCTAGACAAAAAAAGAGTACACACtgaatgattctatttacataaaattctagaaactgAAAAGTAACCTAaaatgacagaaagcagatcaagATCAGGGGTCAAGGCAGGGAAGAGAATATGGAAAGATTAAGGACCTGCACAAGGAAACTTCTAGGGGTGATGggtatgttcattatcttgatcaAGAGTTGTCATTTTTTGCTGTAAAGGgtaagatagtaaatattttaggcattgaaggccacatggtctctgtcacaactacttgACTCTGCCACTGCATCATCAAAACAGCTAAAGATAAGAAGTAATTAAGTGAATGCGAGTGTGTTCCAACCAAATAGGCAGCAGCCCAACCAGGTCTGCAGGCTGCAGTTTGCCAATTCCTGATCTTAATTAAGATGATTGTTCCGCAAGTGtgtacatatgtcaaaacttatcaaattgtacactttaattACATGCcatttattgtatgtcaattatgcctcaataaagctattaaaaaataaaaacaaaacaaacagcctTAGCTTCCTCGCCATGGATTGGATAAAGTTCAATCTTGCCACGGCATACAAATCCCTCCAAGAACCAGCCTCTGTGTTCCTACCGTTTCAGATTTGTTGCCATTCTCTGGTGGGATTTTACCTTTTGGGAGAGCCAAAACACATGCATTGAGCCATTTCAACTCATGACTTTGTTTAGGTGGTCTACCTATCTAGAAAAACCTACTCTTACCAATGTAAGATTAAACTTGCATATCTACCATTCCGAGatactttccttcttcccttatcttaccccttctattcccttcatttcttccttctgccACCATaataatctgtgtgtgtgtatacagataTATGTTTACATGTGCATATAAACACACTTGCACCATtacattgatatatatatatacaaacccGTTCTTGTATGATTACACTTTTCCATACTTTTAActatatatatctaaaattttcctttacatatttagagttaaaatgaattattattcattttatagtcATTTCATGAATATCAGTAAGACTTGGATATGTGACTGAGAGCTCTCTGTGTCTATTACAtctatcacagtgcctggcacattttTTAAAACGTGATAAATCAGTATGGCAGCTGTTATTATAACGATTTTATAGATTATAAGACTGATAGGTAGAGAAACTGTACTTAGCTCATAGCAACATGGTTATAAGGAGCCAATCTAGTATTAGAAAAGAGTCCTTCCATATCTAATCTCAAGTGCTTCCACTAACTCTTGCAATATCTTTTATTATTGGAAGCTGATCTATATTTCACATTGGTCTTCTTCTGACTTTGCCACCACTCCTCCTTCATCTCCTAGATACACCAAAATGAAGACTGCTACCAACATCTACATTTTCAACCTTGCTCTAGCAGATGCCTTAGCAACCAGTACCCTGCCCTTCCAGAGTGTCAATTACCTAATGGGAACATGGCCATTTGGAACCATCCTCTGCAAGATTGTGATCTCCATAGATTACTATAATATGTTCACCAGCATCTTTACCCTCTGTACCATGAGTGTTGATCGCTACATCGCAGTCTGCCATCCCGTCAAGGCTCTGGATTTCCGTACTCCCCGCAATGCCAAAATAGTCAATGTTTGCAACTGGATCCTCTCTTCAGCCATTGGTTTGCCTGTAATGTTTATGGCAACAACAAAGTACAGGCATGGTAAGTTGCAGGAATAAGGGATAATGGACTTATAGACTGACATGCTGATAAAGTCATGAGCCAAGTATGGAGTGGTCCAACATATTAGATTGTAATTTGAGCGATTTTTTCTAGCAAAATGCCTTTGAATTTTTTGTAGTAGGaatttttccctaaattttaaGCCCACTAAAcatgttaaagaaaatataatctagtgtttcctgatttctctgcatcatcaaaatgataggaaaataagaatatagcTCTTCCAAGAGTAATTAGAACTTAAATTCCAAAAAACTTAGGTGGagacttgttttaaaatttcaagtgcCTGCCCATAtgacaaatacatatttctagtCCTCATATCAGAATGATGAACCACCCATCAAAAAGTGGAATGAAAATATCCATTAGCTTGTACCTCCTCTAGCCTTTGgactgtaattatatttttatgtcaacATAGACTCCACAGAGGATCTAGCTCACAGTGAAAAGTTCTACAATTATTGACTGAATGAAAGCTTAAAgtgattaaaatggaaaaaaaatgagatattaaggaaaaaaatctaaaaactaacTCCCCCTAAAAATCAACAGAGAGCTGAGtttctccctcaatttctttaaaCCTTCCATTGTTGACTTCCCTTAATGGGTTTAAGTTAGCTCTGGTCAAAGCTATAATGAGATGCTGTTGCTAATTCTTccttataattattgttttctaGGTTCCATAGATTGTACACTCACATTCTCTCACCCAACCTGGTACTGGGAAAACCTGCTGAAAATCTGCGTTTTCATCTTTGCCTTTATCATGCCTGTCCTCATCATTACAGTGTGTTATGGACTGATGATCTTACGCCTCAAGAGCGTCCGTATGCTCTCTGGCTccaaagaaaaagacaggaatCTGCGAAGAATCACCAGGATGGTGCTGGTAGTTGTGGCTGTGTTCATTGTCTGCTGGACTCCCATTCACATTTACGTCATCATTAAAGCCTTGATCACAATCCCAGAAACTACATTCCAGACTGTTTCCTGGCACTTCTGCATTGCTCTAGGTTACACAAACAGCTGCCTGAACCCAGTCCTTTATGCATTTCTGGATGAAAACTTCAAACGATGCTTCAGAGAGTTCTGTATCCCAACCTCCTCCACCATTGAGCAACAAAACTCCACTCGAATCCGTCAGAACACTAGAGACCACCCCTCCACGGCCAATACAGTGGATAGGACTAACCATCAGGTATGCAGCTTCTAGAATTGGGCACACCTACTGGGGATGACATAAAAATTAGTTTGTACCAATCCAAAGTTTTAATCCATTAGAAGTGGATCCGTAACGAATGGATGGAGGTTCCTACCATGAGGactgagggaggagaggagcaaaATTATGGTCATTGTGACAGAGAGATACTTcattatataatttgtatatatttagttatatagAGAGATATGCCAACTAGAAATTCATCAAGCTGCTAAAAATCAGTATCTTCACAGCTGTTGCTTCTATGCAAAATTAATGATGTTAGCACATTGAGGAAGTGATGCtaaattcttctcattttctttaatgttatatGTTTCATGCATATCATTCCAATAATCCTGTCACTTCTCAAAAGTCAGTCCTGTTCTGGTTCTGTGGTTAAACAGAAAGGGTCATCACTTCATTCACTGTGGTGATGGGTGCCAGATGTTTCCAGCAAATCACTGtcatagcaaaggaaaaaagacaaaaaaaaaaaaaaaaagccagcctaACTTGTTCAGCCATCGGTTTGTCAATTTTTATACCTGAACTCTAGAGAGAACAGCAAACATATTACTTAATTATTAGAACTAACTCAGTTTTAGAACAGTCATTACCAGTCAGGATTAATATGGTGAGGAGTGATGATTTTTTGTAAGATATATTCTTATGCACAGAGTACAGAGTGTGGCCTGCACCAAAGAGTCAAGATTTATACACGGTATGATCATCAGATgagaatcaaaaagagaaaaaattgtcTCTAAGTTCATATGACCTTGATAAGCCACTGATGATGCAAAATTTGGAATCCAACCTAGACGGTAAATTAAACATACACGTCACtactaatattaatttaaataagtaaatttgcaAATCATAGTGCCAACATCAGAAAATCACAGCCTCTGTAATTTTATAACACAGAATTCAAATTCCAACTTGCCGTGAAGGAAATCCTTGAGTCAGAGCCATCAACTTCATAGGGTCAGGGGCCAGGACTGTGAGAACAGATGCCTCCGTAAAAGTGACTAGGAAGCCTAa from Canis lupus dingo isolate Sandy chromosome 1, ASM325472v2, whole genome shotgun sequence encodes the following:
- the OPRM1 gene encoding mu-type opioid receptor, translating into MDSSSVPTNASNCTDPYTHASSCSPAPSPGSWVNFSHLDGNLSDPCGPNRTELGGSDSSCPPTGSPSMITAITIMALYSIVCVVGLFGNFLVMYVIVRYTKMKTATNIYIFNLALADALATSTLPFQSVNYLMGTWPFGTILCKIVISIDYYNMFTSIFTLCTMSVDRYIAVCHPVKALDFRTPRNAKIVNVCNWILSSAIGLPVMFMATTKYRHGSIDCTLTFSHPTWYWENLLKICVFIFAFIMPVLIITVCYGLMILRLKSVRMLSGSKEKDRNLRRITRMVLVVVAVFIVCWTPIHIYVIIKALITIPETTFQTVSWHFCIALGYTNSCLNPVLYAFLDENFKRCFREFCIPTSSTIEQQNSTRIRQNTRDHPSTANTVDRTNHQVSESSRKDGKRTRCTPHVGEVKSNPLGT